AACACGTCGACCCTGAGCTGCACGGCGGTGGCCACCTTGTTGACGTTCTGGCCGCCGGGGCCGGTGGCGGCGAGGAACTTCTCCTCGATCGCCTCTTCGGGGATCGGCCAGGGTTCAGCCGCCGGCATCGAGATAGCCCTCGGGCAAGGCGAATCCCGCTGCGGCGAAGCGTTCGGGCAGCGGCGCCACCGCTTCCACCGGGCGCTTGCCCTCGCGCGGCAGCACCAGCTTGAGCGCGTGCAGCAGCATCGGCGCGCCGGCGCGGCCGTAGATCGGATCGCCGACGATCGCGGCGCCGAGGCCGGCGGCGGCATGGACGCGGATCTGGTGGGTGCGGCCGGTTTCGGGGCTGAACGCGATCAGCGCGCGGCCGTCCCGGGCGTCGAGCAACCGCCAGCGCGTGAGCGCGGGCTTGCCGCCCGCCGCAGGCACCATCCGCCAGCCCGCCTCGCGCGTCGAGGTCTTGTCCAGCGCCAGATCGATGACGCCGGCCTGTTCGGCAGGCACGCCTTCGACGACCGCGACATAGGTCTTCTCGACCTCGCCCGATTCGAACGCCTGCGCGAAACGGCGATGCGCCTTGGGATGGCGCGCCAGCAGCAGGCAGCCGGACGTGTCACGATCCAGCCGGTGCACCGGCGACGGCCAGCGTTTGAAGCCGAAGCTCAGGCTTTCGAGATGATTTTCGACGCTGAGCGATCCGTCGCGCGGCGGATCGACCGGCAGGCCGCTGGGCTTGTCGACGACCAGCGCCTCGGCATCGATGAAGAGAACATGGTCGGCGAGCATCGCGCGCATATGGGCCGCGCGGCGCGCGGGCGCAAATGCTGCGTGCGCCACCAACCGGGACAAGCCCCGGCGAGTCGCTGGCGCGCGGGCGCCCGGCGCGACAGGCCGCACCCGGCCATGAACGATGCACATCCATGAAAACGGCGGTTTTCCGCGTCGTTCACGACGAGGTTGCAGGGAAATTAACCTTTTGTCTTCACATCTGCGTTGGTTAATGCATAGGTTGCGATGCGGCGGGAGGCTGACCGCACACAGGGGATGCCGGCATGCGCGTGCTGTTGATCGAGGATGATGCGACCATGGCCAAGGCGGTCGGGCTGATGCTCACCACCGAAGGCTTCAACGTCTACACCACCGATCTCGGCGAAGAGGGTTTGGACCTCGGCAAGCTCTATGACTACGATATCATCCTGCTCGACCTGAACCTGCCCGACATGCACGGCTACGACGTGCTCAAGAAGCTGCGCGTCGCCAAGGTGCTGACGCCGGTGCTGATCCTGTCGGGGATCGACGAGATGGATACCAAGGTGCGCAGCTTCGGCTTCGGCGCCGACGATTATGTCGTGAAGCCCTTCCATCGCGAGGAACTCGTCGCGCGCATCCACGCCGTCGTCCGCCGCTCGAAGGGCCACAGCCAGTCGGTGATCCGCACCGGCAAGCTATCGGTCAATCTCGACGCCAAGACCGTCGAGGTCGATGGCAGCCGCGTCCACCTGACCGGAAAGGAATATGCGATGCTGGAGCTGCTTTCGCTCCGCAAGGGCACGACGCTGACCAAGGAGATGTTCCTCAACCATCTCT
The window above is part of the Sphingomonas sanxanigenens DSM 19645 = NX02 genome. Proteins encoded here:
- the ctrA gene encoding response regulator transcription factor CtrA, which produces MRVLLIEDDATMAKAVGLMLTTEGFNVYTTDLGEEGLDLGKLYDYDIILLDLNLPDMHGYDVLKKLRVAKVLTPVLILSGIDEMDTKVRSFGFGADDYVVKPFHREELVARIHAVVRRSKGHSQSVIRTGKLSVNLDAKTVEVDGSRVHLTGKEYAMLELLSLRKGTTLTKEMFLNHLYGGMDEPELKIIDVFICKLRKKLSLACTGDNYIETVWGRGYVLRDPDDVQVPQVA
- a CDS encoding RluA family pseudouridine synthase, translated to MLADHVLFIDAEALVVDKPSGLPVDPPRDGSLSVENHLESLSFGFKRWPSPVHRLDRDTSGCLLLARHPKAHRRFAQAFESGEVEKTYVAVVEGVPAEQAGVIDLALDKTSTREAGWRMVPAAGGKPALTRWRLLDARDGRALIAFSPETGRTHQIRVHAAAGLGAAIVGDPIYGRAGAPMLLHALKLVLPREGKRPVEAVAPLPERFAAAGFALPEGYLDAGG